Proteins from one Sabethes cyaneus chromosome 2, idSabCyanKW18_F2, whole genome shotgun sequence genomic window:
- the LOC128737760 gene encoding serendipity locus protein alpha-like, which produces MVPELQEVLQVVQEKLYRGYMCSKQSGIDWLNGICGDFYKLFRILHKFIVFEGCNNVGVMEITFLCLSQIVVCIRCLERALTVECKKQCVLSSTRQCFLDRIIWCIAKIKALAEDPGTAERESTMESNFVSFLDLALNLVEPLTVALESKHVINQAEQDAEAMMETAKIRSVVEALVAQTLAFGNVLHTKERTQLTAASQKVLKECISLEKESALQEGADKPNAQNRLLKASALESAIFNLETQVNDCLLRLVYETFAELSQNLIASMRKLVKEGASEEDISLATEKFDSLVDKMMQIGLFAISYADNYKAASTIRSCLASIEALDSYLVPSIFIPCNHHSKLLEEHWSDELSLLRYHVQMIIDSNAFALALIEILDNGIDSLCCSFNATEALTLVRQAEVFKEHLEINFFDLKLDEDPQKIHFEDYKMMVLECRAIVKCSMEDPTIDAERILKRFRIMVIKLRKIQQAISLGTAKDTPPQTNEVQLQIPDSAQTDEEKAVEQSVKDFFSSSIPRTSTASILYRSRRGQARSRQGSIASLMEMKSFSDVTAQLRQRAKTTPEKSAFGAAVAGSSRKKRNSLRIAIFKRQCSKQTAELFDSFKSDIDFQITEILDQLNDLSSTFSQTEHEESDLPTSNILEKEEIPASKRSATREEIAILDDNRIRINITTDI; this is translated from the exons ATGGTTCCAGAACTACAGGAAGTTCTCCAAGTTGTACAGGAGAAACTCTACCGTGGATATATGTGTTCGAAGCAGAGTGGAATTGACTGGCTAAAC GGGATTTGCGGCGACTTTTACAAACTATTTCGGATTTTGCACAAATTCATCGTTTTCGAAGGGTGCAATAATGTAGGTGTAATGGAAATCACGTTCCTATGTTTGTCCCAAATTGTGGTGTGCATTCGGTGTCTGGAACGGGCTTTGACTGTTGAATGTAAAAAACAGTGTGTTTTATCG TCTACCCGACAATGTTTTCTGGACAGGATAATTTGGTGTATAGCAAAGATCAAAGCTTTGGCTGAAGATCCGGGTACTGCCGAGCGTGAAAGTACGATGGAATCTAACTTCGTTAGTTTTTTGGATCTGGCACTCAATTTGGTCGAACCATTGACGGTTGCGCTCGAAAGTAAACACGTCATAAATCAGGCGGAGCAGGACGCTGAAGCTATGATGGAAACAGCAAAAATTAGATCAGTTGTTGAAGCGCTTGTAGCACAAACACTCGCGTTTGGGAATGTTTTACATACGAAAGAGCGAACTCAGCTGACGGCGGCAAGCCAAAAAGTGCTAAAGGAATGCATTTCCTTGGAAAAAGAGTCCGCACTGCAAGAAGGAGCGGACAAACCGAATGCTCAGAATCGTCTTCTCAAAGCAAGTGCTTTGGAAAGTGCTATTTTTAATTTGGAAACACAAGTTAACGATTGTCTGCTACGATTAGTGTATGAAACTTTTGCTGAATTAAGTCAAAATTTAATTGCGAGTATGAGAAAGTTGGTAAAGGAAGGAGCATCCGAAGAAGATATCAGTTTGGCAACCGAAAAATTTGATTCGCTCGTTGATAAGATGATGCAAATTGGGTTGTTTGCCATATCCTATGCTGATAATTACAAag CCGCCTCAACGATTAGAAGCTGTTTAGCATCGATTGAGGCTTTGGATTCCTATCTTGTTCCGTCCATTTTCATACCATGTAATCATCACTCCAAACTGTTGGAAGAACATTGGTCTGATGAGCTGTCCTTGCTTCGATATCACGTTCAAATGATTATCGACAGTAATGCTTTTGCGTTAGCATTAATAGAAATTTTGGATAATGGCATCGATTCGCTTTGCTGTAGTTTCAATGCGACGGAAGCATTGACACTGGTCCGTCAGGCGGAGGTCTTTAAAGAGCAtttagaaatcaatttttttgatttaaaattagacGAAGATCCGCAGAAAATTCATTTTGAAGACTATAAAATGATGGTTCTTGAATGTAGAGCTATAGTAAAATGTTCCATGGAAGATCCAACGATTGACGCAGAGCGTATTTTAAAACGCTTTCGGATAATGGTGATAAAACTGAGGAAAATTCAACAGGCGATTAGTCTAGGTACAGCGAAGGATACACCACCTCAAACGAATGAAGTGCAGCTGCAAATTCCCGATTCGGCTCAAACTGACGAGGAAAAAGCTGTGGAGCAAAGTGTTAAGGATTTTTTCTCGAGCAGCATTCCGCGTACGTCAACGGCGAGCATTCTGTACCGCAGCCGGCGAGGGCAAGCTCGTTCCAGGCAAGGTTCCATAGCATCGCTGATGGAGATGAAAAGCTTCTCCGATGTGACGGCTCAATTGCGTCAACGTGCAAAAACTACACCGGAAAAAAGTGCTTTCGGTGCGGCTGTGGCCGGCTCCAGTcggaaaaaaagaaacagtTTGCGGATTGCAATCTTCAAGCGACAGTGCAGCAAGCAGACAGCGGAATTGTTCGATAGTTTTAAGAGCGATATCGATTTTCAAATTACAG AAATTTTGGATCAACTGAATGACCTGTCGAGCACATTCTCTCAAACCGAGCATGAGGAGTCCGATTTGCCAACTAGCAATATTttggaaaaagaagaaataccAGCTAGCAAGAGGTCTGCTACAAGAGAGGAGATAGCCATTTTAGATGATAACAGGATAAGGATCAATATTACAACTGATATTTGA
- the LOC128734743 gene encoding uncharacterized protein LOC128734743 translates to MACSNELLHLRLLRDDLGDLDIEDIQDELIDRQIFTRADCEQLLAEVNLDHRLDLMFTILEHKLHSGKIMIVKDFLSVLEPFYRWIVEKHEEELKKGKTSSIKKNSPIDKYLSYQTNSNIPNIDELNVYRRKDLWQIQKCLKELKHGVRGRRYLFVEGGFGTGKWTLVSQACENYSIVHRMGFKIFYLNLANCNAPEQTLELLENLSIQMETDYKSDDITYNGRYPTNEIQLRIRKLRQRIEDKFPSCLLVLSHVRDPKLIKDFDLKCKTLVITSNKDVIASVNVTERLVHTLGRGFTENESMELFGKALRLKSDHLPKEAHDIHHTCRGNPFVIKLIARKMSEYGSAYDNASDATVVGIWCKLAHDLKSQSITIENMTIKSILEQLSPEEQEAFRSLVIFRDNVKIPQVVLQRYWALSAAETETRATKLINKGLLDKRYWKDQQIFYVLHYVCYSFLLKENPNDKHANLHRRLVESYRIEEAMNNRRELDLLQFFPNDNYFHFYIANHLEKSQMFPLFSNLFLDFGFLEQKLRYTGLPNTVGDLRLYQKHIFVQERDPESYAETLHDFLMSVEVLLSKSADTCLLQLALNCRGLIAEKAETQALRYNNRVWFCDIDHTHQHQLVQVPKPPIKVRFQNTSSALVSLDNNQISMVDLSPWYSAPVTIFDGNQGSVQLMHIANKMLVALDEAGSVNVWSMKNVPSDRNARQHESDSWNVRLRSQNLRPQDPSDRFSSFCIVKKKTPPDSCEMFAITEKGGLYIYNGFNTFTEHTRFNTKISKTYIMKPLIDDPLRIPKILLLTENNIGVIFNLSSTSVEHSFEEHRVINVHYIRNALISVSSNQIRLRRLKRNNRNQLESSNPEVIYNTPSQHRITCSAISDDSLYVILGTTQGISIFSIRDQCEVLRTNISHSILDVDIHPLDDDQFRYMLISSSEDSGNVINMYSLMVTPAKQLISNQFQLQGSSSFLADLDHQPVTIKTVDRKRIIQELQYGVFPDRDDFCQSTQLVENKPLTSELKRCVQSRSGFYVGLKNGKVLRLSQWANPGDGTEPENVLALGKAITVLKYYDDLQVLVAATEDNCIVRFEEDADIEIKEEVCECYLHKDQYLVLVYEHCAVEILNVETKQIEFRLGQSLTYGASVCDEQYLIICTTNGAIYQLGFKADENETPFLQELHVYAPPENIPLRRISSCALSANGELLAVGYKHGAIEVYSMDEHRLIATLDSHKAAVASLYFSPWKDPNCPHILVSVGEQIAFWNLDYVINNPRLDSTDFKRRSNRYKSRSALNSPAMDIRRTSMGSSGVASPLAASPARNGSLIFDFNEAGRHWLGKTGPSDKPHLLSCIKLIGSTQKLTFNGDFSKFFTIDDEGYLYYLRLYEPGRDCSKLAPPNGSSLLI, encoded by the exons ATGGCCTGTTCCAACGAGCTGCTACACCTGCGCCTACTGCGCGATGACCTTGGCGATCTTGATATCGAAGACATCCAGGACGAACTGATCGATCGGCAAATCTTCACCCGGGCAGACTGCGAGCAGTTATTGGCGGAGGTGAACTTAGACCACCGCTTGGATCTGATGTTCACTATCCTGGAGCATAAGCTGCACAGTGGGAAAATCATGATCGTAAAAGATTTCTTGTCAGTGCTGGAACCCTTCTACAGGTGGATCGTAGAAAAGCATGAGGAAGagttgaaaaaaggaaaaacctcTTCGATCAAAAAAAACTCTCCGATCGATAAGTATCTGTCCTACCAAACTAATTCCAATATACCAAACATCGATGAGCTGAATGTGTACCGTCGAAAGGATCTGTGGCAAATTCAAAAATGCCTTAAGGAACTGAAACATGGCGTTCGTGGCCGCCGGTATCTGTTCGTAGAAGGAGGCTTCGGTACTGGCAAATGGACTCTGGTCAGTCAGGCATGCGAAAATTATTCAATCGTGCACCGAATGGGTTTCAAAATTTTCTATCTGAATCTTGCAAATTGCAACGCCCCGGAGCAGACTCTTGAGCTGCTCGAAAATCTCAGTATTCAAATGGAAACGGATTACAAATCCGATGACATCACTTACAATGGTAGATATCCCACCAATGAGATACAGTTACGGATCCGTAAACTGCGGCAGCGTATCGAGGACAAGTTTCCAAGCTGCCTGCTAGTACTGTCGCATGTGCGTGATCCTAAGCTGATAAAAGATTTTGACCTGAAATGTAAGACCCTGGTTATCACTAGCAACAAGGATGTGATCGCGAGCGTTAACGTAACTGAACGTTTAGTGCACACACTGGGCCGCGGTTTCACTGAAAACGAAAGCATGGAGTTATTTGGCAAAGCTCTTCGTTTGAAATCCGACCACTTGCCAAAGGAAGCACACGACATACATCACACATGTCGGGGAAATCCTTTCGTAATCAAGCTGATCGCCCGCAAGATGTCGGAGTATGGTAGCGCCTACGATAACGCATCCGATGCAACGGTGGTCGGCATCTGGTGCAAACTGGCACACGACCTAAAGAGTCAATCTATCACGATCGAAAACATGACGATCAAATCGATTCTGGAACAACTGAGCCCCGAGGAACAGGAGGCTTTTCGAAGTTTGGTCATCTTTAGGGATAACGTAAAGATTCCTCAAGTG GTCCTGCAACGCTACTGGGCACTATCGGCGGCTGAGACGGAAACTAGGGCCACCAAGTTGATCAACAAAGGACTCCTGGACAAGCGGTACTGGAAAGATCAGCAGATTTTTTACGTCTTGCACTATGTGTGTTACAGTTTCCTACTAAAAGAAAACCCCAATGATAAACATGCTAACCTTCACCGTCGATTGGTCGAAAGTTATAG GATTGAGGAAGCAATGAACAATCGGAGAGAACTTGATTTACTGCAGTTCTTCCCAAACGACAACTACTTTCACTTCTACATCGCAAATCATTTAGAAAAATCACAAATGTTTCCATTGTTTTCGAACTTATTTTTGGATTTCGGTTTCCTGGAGCAGAAGCTGCGCTACACAGGGCTGCCGAATACGGTCGGTGATCTGCGGCTGTATCAGAAGCACATTTTCGTTCAAGAACGCGATCCAGAATCATACGCCGAGACTTTGCACGACTTTCTCATGAGTGTCGAAGTTCTATTGTCGAAATCTGCCGACACCTGTTTGCTGCAGCTGGCACTCAATTGTCGCGGGTTGATCGCCGAGAAAGCGGAAACCCAAGCACTTCGGTATAACAACCGCGTCTGGTTCTGTGATAT TGATCACACTCATCAGCACCAGTTGGTACAAGTTCCCAAACCACCAATCAAAGTGCGCTTCCAGAATACAAGCTCCGCTTTGGTTAGCTTGGATAACAACCAAATCTCGATGGTTGATCTATCACCATGGTATTCAGCACCGGTTACAATATTCGATGGCAACCAGGGCAGCGTGCAACTAATGCATATCGCAAACAAAATGCTCGTGGCATTGGATGAAGCGGGATCTGTGAATGTGTGGTCCATGAAAAACGTTCCATCTGATCGGAACGCCAGACAGCACGAATCCGACAGTTGGAATGTTCGACTTCGTAGCCAGAACCTACGACCGCAGGATCCAAGCGATCGCTTTTCGAGCTTCTGTATCGTGAAGAAAAAGACTCCACCCGATAGCTGTGAAATGTTTGCCATCACCGAAAAAGGTGGCCTCTACATATACAACGGATTTAACACATTTACGGAGCACACGAGATTCAACACCAAAATAAGTAAAACCTACATTATGAAGCCACTTATAGACGACCCGCTCCGAATCCCAAAGATCCTTCTACTCACCGAAAATAACATCGGCGTTATTTTCAATCTAAGCTCAACCAGTGTCGAGCACAGCTTCGAAGAGCACCGTGTGATCAACGTTCACTACATCAGAAATGCACTGATTTCCGTCTCTTCCAATCAGATTCGGCTGCGTAGGCTCAAGCGCAACAATCGCAATCAACTTGAATCCTCCAACCCAGAGGTGATCTACAACACGCCGTCTCAACATCGTATCACCTGCAGTGCCATTTCTGACGATAGCCTGTATGTCATCCTGGGTACCACACAAGGTATCTCGATATTCAGTATTCGCGATCAATGCGAGGTACTTCGAACCAACATCAGCCACAGTATTCTGGATGTGGATATTCATCCGCTGGATGATGATCAGTTTCGCTACATGTTGATTTCGTCCTCGGAGGACAGCGGCAACGTTATCAACATGTATTCGTTGATGGTTACTCCAGCCAAGCAGTTGATCAGCAACCAATTTCAACTGCAGGGTAGTTCCAGTTTTCTAGCGGATCTGGATCATCAACCGGTAACGATTAAAACTGTAGATCGTAAACGAATCATCCAGGAGTTGCAGTACGGAGTGTTTCCGGACCGTGACGATTTCTGTCAGTCCACTCAGCTAGTCGAAAATAAACCACTGACTAGCGAGCTGAAACGCTGTGTGCAAAGTCGGTCGGGCTTTTACGTGGGCCTTAAGAATGGTAAAGTATTACGGCTAAGCCAGTGGGCTAATCCCGGAGATGGTACGGAACCGGAAAATGTTCTTGCTCTAGGTAAAGCCATTACCGTCCTCAAGTACTACGACGATTTGCAAGTTCTGGTTGCAGCCACCGAAGACAACTGCATCGTTCGTTTCGAGGAAGACGCTGACATCGAGATCAAGGAAGAGGTCTGCGAGTGCTACTTGCACAAGGACCAATATTTGGTGCTGGTGTACGAACATTGTGCCGTGGAG atatTAAACGTAGAAACCAAGCAGATCGAGTTCCGACTCGGTCAAAGCCTTACATACGGAGCATCGGTTTGCGACGAGCAATACCTGATTATCTGTACGACCAATGGTGCTATCTATCAACTAGGATTCAAGGCCGATGAAAACGAAACACCCTTTCTCCAGGAACTGCATGTCTACGCACCACCGGAAAATATTCCCCTAAGGAGAATCTCCAGCTGTGCTTTATCCGCCAATGGGGAACTGCTAGCCGTAGGCTACAAACACGGTGCCATCGAAGTGTACAGCATGGATGAACACCGGCTCATCGCAACGCTGGATTCTCACAAGGCCGCTGTCGCTTCTCTCTACTTCAGCCCTTGGAAGGATCCCAATTGCCCCCATATTTTGGTCAGCGTTGGTGAGCAGATTGCTTTCTGGAATTTGGACTACGTAATAAACAACCCTCGACTGGATTCAACGGATTTTAAAAGACGCTCCAATCGCTACAAGAGCCGAAGCGCGCTTAACTCACCCGCAATGGATATCCGCCGCACATCGATGGGCAGTTCTGGAGTGGCCTCCCCGCTGGCCGCCAGTCCTGCCCGCAATGGATCACTCATCTTCGATTTCAACGAAGCCGGCCGACATTGGCTAGGCAAGACCGGACCATCCGACAAACCCCATCTGCTAAGCTGCATCAAACTGATTGGTTCCACCCAGAAGCTGACCTTCAACGGTGACTTCAGTAAATTCTTCACCATCGACGACGAAGGCTACCTCTACTATCTACGGCTGTACGAACCGGGACGTGATTGTTCGAAGCTAGCTCCCCCGAACGGTTCCTCATTGCTCATCTGA
- the LOC128737370 gene encoding uncharacterized protein LOC128737370, with protein MLPEALQKRLAKRGIIQGGAGAAPADQQTHHPPPSRQQHHSESSSQSDSESQEDRRDADLNNEEIIAEDYDEYDQINPEAFEYPIQKRKINPAMDWSEKMKQKMVKRYGFQSVDGCQNKYNIYHHCTMYCVQRYGEVEFEIEKEYEKRAKRLLERYPLPRHWRKEYDIGCKAFYFYNKETRIVSWLPPTHPDAKMTKSAKVLRKELMEITKNQENANDAIPKAVIVESYPPLPKPTNRDQAMVGPIGETLKPPIVNPPKRPHLKHPSRDDEKRPRITQGTNRIDRERERDRDRDRERDRERDRDRRDRRGDDRRDERRERDRDRERDGRGGGGRSGKHGSSSSAALDPMDPAAYSDIPRGTWSSGLDVAAGTTSKKEKEKDKKPDKRKAPRDDESGDEHEVLKVAAISEFTQDDDKDD; from the coding sequence ATGCTTCCCGAGGCACTGCAAAAGCGTCTTGCCAAGCGAGGCATTATTCAGGGTGGCGCTGGAGCCGCTCCGGCCGATCAACAGACCCATCATCCACCTCCATCCAGACAGCAGCATCACTCGGAATCTTCGTCTCAATCGGACAGTGAATCCCAGGAAGACCGCCGGGATGCAGATCTCAACAATGAAGAAATTATCGCTGAGGATTACGATGAGTATGATCAAATCAATCCCGAGGCTTTCGAGTATCCCATTCAGAAGCGCAAAATTAATCCAGCTATGGATTGGTCCGAGAAGATGAAGCAGAAAATGGTTAAACGATATGGATTTCAGTCTGTCGATGGATGCCAGAACAAGTACAACATCTATCATCACTGTACGATGTACTGCGTTCAACGATACGGGGAGGTTGAATTTGAAATCGAAAAAGAATACGAGAAGCGAGCAAAGCGTCTATTGGAGCGATATCCGCTTCCTCGACACTGGCGTAAGGAGTATGATATTGGCTGTAAAGCTTTTTATTTCTACAATAAAGAGACTAGAATTGTTTCCTGGTTGCCTCCGACACATCCGGACGCAAAAATGACTAAGAGCGCCAAAGTTCTTCGGAAAGAGTTGATGGAGATTACTAAGAATCAGGAGAACGCCAATGATGCAATTCCCAAAGCCGTCATCGTGGAAAGCTATCCTCCGCTTCCGAAGCCGACGAACCGTGACCAAGCTATGGTCGGGCCAATCGGTGAAACTTTGAAACCACCGATAGTTAACCCTCCCAAAAGACCTCATCTCAAGCACCCGTCGAGGGATGATGAAAAACGGCCCCGCATAACCCAGGGAACCAATCGAATCGATAGAGAAAGAGAGCGTGACCGGGATCGAGATCGTGAAAGGGACCGAGAGCGCGACCGGGATCGCCGAGATCGTCGGGGTGACGATCGTCGCGACGAACGACGTGAGCGCGATCGGGATCGCGAAAGAGATGGTCGTGGTGGTGGTGGGCGCAGCGGAAAGCACGGCTCCAGCAGTTCGGCTGCACTCGACCCGATGGATCCAGCTGCCTACTCGGATATTCCACGAGGAACTTGGTCTAGTGGACTGGATGTGGCAGCCGGTACGACCAGCAAGAAGGAAAAGGAGAAAGATAAGAAGCCCGATAAACGCAAGGCACCGCGCGATGACGAAAGTGGCGACGAGCACGAGGTGCTAAAGGTGGCCGCCATCAGTGAGTTTACTCAGGATGATGATAAAGATGATTGA
- the LOC128738142 gene encoding uncharacterized protein LOC128738142, which translates to MFKFRKKLKNKLKSSKIECQRDDFSVLSNDSVPGAKPATKTIAFEAGTSSDSSSDTDNTYSSGNVDLPRPPPGSPDDGIHSSQNSDQHSSPLSYNCCYSYNFNINYNFSPPPHSCNAAGGVGHPPPKWCDEDICEELTRFESNSNLVSESSIEPSRKGRIGRKVRPVSTEKSKRSTSSMSSKVTPMNPRLMKVGMNGPKCLSTSDLSTYKGSMFSESSQDYQNICSRLNSVKVTEILDRNGVNLTDHDRRILHCMVLKRIKEIERLEESVVAKQCWEQEKLCRKTLLDEQERNYKKAIRQKRNIEQIEIRNRKQRLERLEQQQIEKIQNEITEKDIRSSSLLKTLEIQKGIKECEKKSRELKRMEEATINQEEKTLDKDIWRQSLVDQLEERVQRADELRHRVLDVYRRRLKIDNQLERKMHSHNLKQTLEQERYKLLQLKERILVRESRFQRFKDSKKRIFDQLRSRAKTTAALRDMVKHSISPDTCPKTISGSQRVLSVVQVK; encoded by the coding sequence ATGTTCAAGTTCAggaaaaaactcaaaaataagTTGAAATCATCGAAAATCGAGTGCCAGCGAGACGATTTCAGTGTCCTTTCGAATGATTCCGTTCCGGGTGCGAAGCCGGCTACGAAAACAATCGCTTTCGAAGCAGGTACCAGCAGCGACAGCAGTAGTGACACAGACAACACCTACAGTAGCGGCAACGTGGATCTTCCGAGACCACCTCCCGGCAGTCCGGATGATGGGATTCACTCTAGCCAAAACAGCGACCAGCATTCGTCGCCTCTGAGCTACAACTGTTGCTACAGTTATAATTTTAACATTAATTATAACTTTTCGCCACCTCCCCACAGTTGCAACGCTGCTGGTGGGGTTGGACATCCGCCACCGAAATGGTGTGACGAGGATATATGCGAAGAATTGACCCGCTTCGAAAGTAATAGTAATTTAGTTTCGGAAAGTTCGATTGAACCTAGCCGAAAGGGTCGAATCGGCAGAAAAGTACGGCCGGTGTCAACTGAGAAGAGTAAAAGAAGTACATCCAGTATGTCATCCAAAGTGACACCCATGAACCCTAGACTGATGAAAGTTGGAATGAATGGTCCAAAGTGTCTATCGACGAGCGATTTGTCCACCTACAAAGGCAGTATGTTCAGTGAGAGCAGTCAAGACTATCAAAATATCTGCTCTCGTCTCAATTCGGTGAAGGTGACTGAGATATTGGACAGAAACGGAGTAAACCTGACGGATCACGATAGGAGAATTCTGCACTGCATGGTTCTGAAGCGAATCAAAGAGATTGAGCGCCTGGAAGAATCCGTAGTAGCAAAACAATGCTGGGAACAGGAAAAACTGTGCAGGAAAACGTTACTTGATGAGCAGGAACGGAACTATAAAAAAGCCATTCGCCAGAAAAGAAACATCGAACAAATTGAAATCCGAAATCGAAAGCAGCGACTGGAAAGGCTCGAACAACAACAGATCGAGAAAATCCAGAACGAAATAACGGAAAAAGATATTCGTTCGAGCAGTCTGCTAAAAACCCTCGAGATTCAGAAAGGCATCAAGGAGTGCGAGAAGAAAAGCCGCGAACTGAAGCGCATGGAAGAGGCTACAATCAATCAGGAGGAGAAAACGCTGGACAAAGACATCTGGCGGCAGTCTTTGGTCGATCAACTGGAGGAACGTGTTCAGCGTGCGGACGAGCTTCGCCATCGGGTTCTTGACGTGTACCGGCGACGGTTGAAAATTGACAATCAGCTAGAGCGGAAAATGCATTCGCACAACCTGAAGCAAACGCTGGAACAGGAACGGTACAAGCTGCTGCAGCTCAAGGAACGCATTCTGGTGCGGGAAAGTCGTTTCCAGCGGTTCAAGGACAGCAAGAAACGTATTTTTGACCAGTTAAGAAGTCGTGCCAAAACGACTGCCGCGCTGAGAGATATGGTGAAGCATTCCATCAGTCCCGATACGTGCCCGAAGACGATATCCGGAAGTCAACGGGTGCTGAGTGTGGTACAGGTGAAATAG